One segment of Thermogemmata fonticola DNA contains the following:
- a CDS encoding TIGR03067 domain-containing protein, whose translation MRRSLFCIGSALVALLGVWVSAAQEGRDEKTELEGTWEIVALSLEGDPYDEEEIKALPTRRLVFKGKKLISLDSGGEVIFDTTFKVDAKQKPRTIDTTCRDSDHPFGSLVIFGIYRLDGDTLTISWRYDPSAERPKDFNGGEGSRQKVLTLKRVK comes from the coding sequence ATGAGACGGTCGCTCTTTTGCATCGGCAGCGCGCTGGTTGCCCTCCTCGGCGTTTGGGTGAGCGCCGCCCAGGAAGGTCGGGATGAAAAGACCGAGTTAGAGGGTACGTGGGAGATCGTAGCACTCAGCTTAGAGGGTGATCCCTACGACGAAGAGGAAATCAAGGCCTTGCCCACTCGGAGGCTCGTCTTCAAGGGCAAAAAGCTGATTTCTCTAGATAGCGGTGGCGAGGTCATTTTCGACACCACCTTCAAGGTGGACGCGAAGCAAAAACCTCGCACGATTGATACTACGTGCAGGGATTCCGACCATCCTTTCGGCTCGTTGGTGATTTTTGGAATCTATCGGCTGGATGGCGATACGCTGACTATAAGCTGGCGATATGATCCCAGCGCAGAACGCCCCAAGGACTTCAACGGCGGAGAGGGTTCGCGGCAGAAGGTACTCACGCTCAAGCGGGTGAAGTAG
- a CDS encoding tetratricopeptide repeat protein, whose amino-acid sequence MPRMLLIFPLVGIPLIPLVVPQGVFSTLHAQSAPPGSPKSPDKSANDGKPPPPASDVELVERLHAARKEYENSLKALYEHYARVGDRQRWKWVEEELLGYHLLFKPSYNLDVKDVPPATLKAEVNIPAANELYRAAMEYKGKGFGTEYILNQRRAEILLREILEKYPNSDKIADVAYQLGDIYESRAFRQYDRAARYFERAYQWMKGGRTDARLRAAILYDRYLNDRTKAIELYREHIAHDTDPDRIRQAERRLAELTGKK is encoded by the coding sequence ATGCCCCGCATGCTTCTGATCTTCCCCCTCGTGGGGATTCCACTGATTCCGCTGGTGGTGCCGCAGGGCGTGTTCTCGACCCTGCACGCCCAGAGTGCACCGCCCGGCAGTCCCAAATCTCCGGATAAATCCGCTAACGACGGGAAGCCTCCTCCTCCGGCGTCTGATGTGGAACTCGTCGAGCGCCTCCATGCCGCCCGTAAAGAGTACGAAAACAGCCTCAAGGCCCTTTACGAACACTATGCCCGTGTCGGCGACCGGCAGCGCTGGAAATGGGTCGAAGAGGAACTTCTCGGTTACCACCTGCTCTTCAAGCCGTCGTACAACTTGGATGTCAAGGATGTGCCACCGGCGACGTTGAAGGCGGAGGTCAACATCCCCGCGGCCAACGAATTGTACCGGGCGGCGATGGAGTACAAGGGGAAAGGCTTCGGCACGGAATACATCCTCAATCAACGCCGCGCCGAAATCCTCCTCCGCGAAATCCTGGAAAAATACCCCAACTCCGACAAAATCGCGGACGTGGCCTATCAACTCGGCGATATCTATGAAAGCCGGGCCTTCCGCCAGTATGATCGTGCCGCCCGCTACTTTGAACGCGCCTATCAGTGGATGAAAGGAGGCCGGACCGACGCCCGCCTTCGCGCTGCCATCCTCTACGACCGCTATCTCAACGATCGCACCAAGGCCATCGAACTGTACCGGGAACACATTGCCCACGACACCGATCCGGACCGCATCCGCCAGGCCGAACGCCGCCTCGCCGAACTGACCGGAAAGAAGTGA
- a CDS encoding PIN/TRAM domain-containing protein: MLLPLLRITFGILVVGLTAYAASLFIEREQTGVALLVSAVTLGAGALVLITDLREKQKKITTISAIYFGLLLGLLVGWLISIATAPLLEFAFPNERRMVQIGQVFITVISCYIAISTLLQTKDEFRFIIPYVEFSKQVKGGRPLVLDTSVIIDGRIADICDTRLIDTKLIVPRFVLQELQAIADSSDRLKRNRGRRGLDILKRLQTNPKIELEMHDGNVPELRTGERIRVDERLVILAKALNARVVTNDFNLNKIAQLQGVDVINLNELANALKTVALPGETMTVRVVKPGDQIGQGVGYLDDGTMVVVEQGRPYIGQETTIVVTSVLQTPAGRMIFGRPDQRLSGTTTPYPGGGSSGSSTSNTRSGDSTASHVSLGNKGGEAASGGTGSGTPASLGHKPGDSRTGEPPRSPDESR, from the coding sequence ATGTTACTTCCCCTGCTTCGCATTACCTTTGGGATTTTGGTCGTCGGCCTGACGGCGTATGCCGCCAGCCTGTTCATTGAGCGTGAGCAGACCGGAGTGGCCTTGCTGGTTAGCGCGGTCACTTTGGGTGCCGGAGCGCTGGTCCTCATCACCGATCTGCGGGAGAAACAGAAGAAGATCACCACGATATCGGCCATTTATTTCGGCCTGCTTTTGGGCCTGCTTGTGGGTTGGCTGATTTCTATCGCCACGGCTCCGCTGCTTGAATTTGCCTTTCCTAACGAGCGGCGCATGGTTCAAATTGGCCAGGTTTTTATCACCGTCATCAGTTGCTATATTGCGATTTCTACTCTGTTGCAGACCAAGGACGAATTTCGCTTCATTATCCCCTATGTCGAATTTTCCAAGCAGGTGAAGGGAGGCCGGCCACTGGTGCTCGATACCAGTGTCATCATCGACGGCCGCATTGCCGATATTTGCGATACGCGGTTGATCGACACCAAGCTGATCGTGCCGCGGTTTGTGTTGCAGGAGTTGCAAGCCATTGCCGACAGTTCGGACCGCCTCAAGCGTAATCGGGGGCGGCGCGGATTGGATATCCTCAAGCGCTTGCAGACCAATCCGAAGATCGAACTGGAAATGCACGACGGCAATGTCCCTGAGTTGCGCACGGGGGAGCGGATCCGTGTGGATGAGCGCCTGGTGATCTTGGCCAAGGCCCTCAACGCCCGCGTGGTCACCAACGATTTCAACCTCAACAAGATCGCCCAGTTACAAGGGGTGGATGTCATCAATCTCAATGAACTGGCCAACGCCCTGAAAACGGTCGCCTTGCCAGGGGAAACGATGACGGTCCGGGTGGTCAAGCCGGGCGATCAGATTGGCCAAGGAGTCGGCTACCTGGATGACGGAACGATGGTCGTAGTGGAGCAGGGGAGGCCCTATATCGGTCAGGAAACGACCATTGTGGTCACCAGCGTGCTGCAAACGCCCGCAGGGCGGATGATTTTTGGCCGCCCCGATCAGCGGCTCAGCGGCACCACCACGCCTTACCCCGGCGGCGGCTCCAGCGGCAGCAGCACTAGCAATACCCGGAGCGGTGACTCCACGGCCAGCCATGTGAGCCTGGGGAATAAGGGGGGGGAAGCCGCTTCGGGAGGAACAGGCAGTGGCACGCCTGCCAGCTTGGGCCACAAACCCGGCGATTCGCGCACGGGCGAACCGCCCCGCTCTCCGGACGAGAGCCGCTGA
- a CDS encoding deoxyguanosinetriphosphate triphosphohydrolase — MSTAPLSANDWLEFEESWLAPYAMRCRASRGRRYPEPSHPFRTLYQRDRERIVHCTAFRRMTGKTQVLVASVNDHHRTRLTHTLEVAQIARTVARRLRLNEDLTEAIALAHDIGHPPFGHAGEHALNHCLQHLGGFNHNLFGLRRVDELEERYPDFPGLNLSFEVREAFVQHCGRLEAPECAEFRDCGRPLLEAQVVDVVDAIAYDTHDIDDALGLGFLTLDELRQVPFWAEAVERVHQHHPGLSGPPLRTAVIRELLAWQVTDLLEETTRRLEQYNIRSLDDVRNAPVPLVGFTPQLAKYKAEWERFLHNRVYTHHSVLRMTHNGQRILEALFHEYVRHPELLPEKHFRRWSGAAERRGPPPPSWITHHRRPIPQLERVVADYLAGMTDRFAQMEYRRLFLPTVEV; from the coding sequence ATGAGCACGGCCCCCCTTTCCGCGAACGACTGGCTGGAATTCGAGGAGTCCTGGCTGGCACCCTATGCCATGCGCTGCCGGGCATCGCGCGGCCGGCGCTACCCCGAACCCTCGCACCCCTTCCGCACACTCTACCAGCGGGATCGGGAACGCATCGTCCACTGCACCGCCTTCCGCCGTATGACGGGAAAAACCCAGGTCCTGGTCGCCAGTGTCAACGATCATCACCGCACCCGCCTGACACATACCCTGGAAGTCGCTCAGATTGCCCGGACTGTCGCCCGCCGCCTGCGCCTCAACGAAGACCTGACCGAAGCGATTGCCTTAGCGCATGACATCGGCCATCCACCGTTCGGCCATGCGGGGGAACACGCCCTCAATCATTGCTTGCAGCATCTGGGCGGCTTCAATCATAACCTCTTCGGCCTGCGCCGGGTCGATGAGCTGGAGGAGCGGTATCCGGACTTCCCTGGCCTGAACCTCTCGTTTGAGGTGCGCGAGGCGTTCGTCCAGCACTGCGGCCGGCTGGAGGCGCCGGAATGCGCCGAGTTCCGCGATTGCGGCCGGCCCTTGCTCGAAGCCCAGGTGGTCGATGTCGTCGATGCTATCGCCTACGATACCCACGATATCGACGACGCTTTAGGCTTGGGCTTCCTCACTTTGGACGAGCTACGCCAGGTTCCCTTCTGGGCGGAGGCGGTGGAACGGGTCCACCAGCATCACCCGGGATTGAGCGGTCCACCTCTGCGGACGGCCGTCATCCGCGAACTGCTCGCGTGGCAGGTCACCGATCTGCTCGAAGAGACGACCCGGCGGCTGGAACAGTACAACATCCGCTCCCTCGACGACGTCCGCAACGCTCCGGTGCCCCTCGTGGGGTTCACACCCCAACTCGCCAAGTACAAAGCCGAATGGGAACGCTTCCTCCACAACCGTGTCTACACCCATCACAGCGTCCTGCGGATGACGCACAATGGTCAGCGAATTTTGGAAGCTCTCTTCCACGAGTATGTGCGGCATCCGGAACTGCTGCCGGAGAAGCATTTCCGCCGCTGGAGCGGAGCGGCCGAACGCCGGGGACCGCCTCCCCCCTCCTGGATTACCCACCATCGCCGGCCCATCCCGCAATTGGAGCGGGTGGTCGCCGACTATCTCGCCGGCATGACCGATCGCTTCGCCCAGATGGAATACCGCCGCCTCTTTCTCCCCACGGTGGAGGTGTGA
- a CDS encoding HIT family protein, producing the protein MDRLWAPWRLAYVAAPKPPSSATDEDCFICRAIASSNRAEERAHWLVHRSSHSVVILNRFPYNNGHLLICPQQHKGTLDLLSDSELLDLQHLLCRFMAIIQKRMRPDGYNIGLNLGRAAGAGVPGHLHWHLVPRWHGDTNFMPVLADTRVLVQSLDALYDLLVEELGASPTTGGHSLAGVQSADNR; encoded by the coding sequence GTGGATCGTCTCTGGGCACCCTGGCGCCTGGCTTATGTGGCCGCCCCGAAGCCTCCCTCCTCGGCCACTGACGAGGACTGCTTCATCTGCCGTGCTATTGCCAGTAGCAATCGGGCGGAGGAGCGGGCGCACTGGCTGGTCCATCGGTCCTCTCATAGTGTCGTGATTCTGAATCGTTTTCCTTATAACAATGGACATCTCCTCATTTGTCCCCAACAGCACAAAGGAACATTGGACCTTCTCAGCGATAGTGAATTGCTGGATCTGCAACATTTGCTCTGTCGCTTTATGGCCATCATCCAGAAGCGGATGCGGCCCGATGGTTACAACATTGGCTTGAATTTGGGCCGGGCGGCGGGAGCGGGAGTGCCAGGACACCTCCATTGGCATCTGGTGCCCCGCTGGCATGGCGATACCAACTTCATGCCGGTCCTGGCGGACACCCGTGTCCTCGTACAATCTCTCGACGCTCTTTATGATTTGCTAGTGGAAGAACTCGGTGCCTCTCCGACGACGGGGGGGCACTCTCTGGCAGGGGTTCAGAGTGCCGACAATCGCTGA
- the rpmF gene encoding 50S ribosomal protein L32, whose protein sequence is MAVPKRRTSRSRRNHRRSHDGVRPVQVQYCPQCNEPVLSHRACPHCGYYQGRTAIPMAAEETTRK, encoded by the coding sequence ATGGCCGTACCCAAGCGCCGTACCTCGCGTTCCCGCCGGAATCATCGCCGCAGCCATGATGGCGTTCGTCCGGTGCAGGTGCAGTACTGTCCCCAGTGCAACGAGCCGGTGCTGTCCCATCGGGCCTGCCCTCATTGTGGCTACTACCAAGGCCGGACGGCCATCCCCATGGCGGCGGAAGAGACGACGCGGAAGTAA
- the plsX gene encoding phosphate acyltransferase PlsX — protein MRIALDAAGGDFGAAPNVAGAVRALQTVPDLTVVLVGDQAQLEPLLAAQDGVPAQRLEIVHTSDVVGMKDKPTEALRRKPDASIFRCWQLLAEHKVDGLVSAGNTGAVVAGGLKTRRFLPCVHRPGIAAVMPNARGHSVVIDVGANVFPKPRHLLEYAIMGSVFAQELLGVSRPAVGLMNVGEEEGKGHELVQKSYELLRQGPLRDQFVGNVEGRDIPRGVADVIVTDGFTGNVVLKLSEGVFEFLMNVVRERLVESLQGEKEQAALAWRDLIGRYHYSTFGGAPLLGIDGVCLICHGASSDVAIANALRAAARFVQLRLNASLVAALEQLPPDGEE, from the coding sequence ATGCGCATCGCGCTTGACGCAGCCGGTGGCGACTTCGGGGCTGCTCCGAATGTAGCAGGAGCAGTCCGGGCGTTGCAGACTGTACCCGACCTGACGGTGGTCCTGGTCGGCGATCAGGCCCAGTTGGAACCCTTGCTAGCGGCGCAAGACGGCGTACCCGCCCAGCGTCTGGAAATCGTCCACACCTCGGACGTAGTCGGAATGAAGGACAAACCCACCGAGGCCCTTCGCCGCAAACCGGACGCTTCCATCTTCCGCTGTTGGCAATTGCTGGCGGAACATAAGGTCGATGGCCTCGTCAGCGCGGGCAACACGGGAGCTGTGGTCGCCGGTGGCTTGAAAACCCGCCGCTTCCTGCCCTGCGTCCACCGTCCCGGCATCGCCGCCGTGATGCCCAATGCGCGCGGCCACTCGGTGGTGATCGATGTCGGAGCCAACGTCTTCCCCAAGCCGCGCCACCTCCTGGAATACGCCATCATGGGCAGCGTATTTGCCCAGGAATTGCTCGGAGTGTCCCGCCCCGCCGTCGGCCTGATGAACGTCGGGGAGGAAGAGGGAAAGGGGCATGAGCTGGTCCAGAAAAGCTACGAGCTACTGCGGCAGGGACCGCTGCGCGATCAGTTCGTGGGCAATGTCGAAGGACGGGACATTCCCCGCGGCGTGGCCGATGTGATCGTCACAGACGGCTTCACCGGCAATGTGGTCCTCAAACTCAGCGAGGGAGTCTTCGAGTTCCTTATGAATGTGGTCCGGGAACGCCTCGTGGAATCCTTGCAAGGAGAGAAGGAGCAGGCGGCCTTGGCCTGGCGCGACCTCATCGGGCGATACCACTACAGCACGTTCGGCGGTGCCCCTTTGCTGGGAATCGACGGAGTTTGCCTCATCTGCCACGGCGCCTCCAGTGATGTGGCCATTGCCAACGCTTTGCGGGCGGCGGCCCGATTTGTCCAGCTCCGGCTCAATGCCAGTTTGGTAGCAGCCCTGGAACAGTTGCCCCCCGACGGGGAAGAATAG
- the fabD gene encoding ACP S-malonyltransferase, whose protein sequence is MVQAALLFPGQGAQYVGMAGELVQQSAAARALFEQAREVLGYDLLRLCREGPAERLNATDVSQPAIYVASLAAYEQWRQEANEAAVAAVAGLSLGEYTACTVAGVWSFADGLRLVQERGRAMQAAAEAAPSGMLSILGLQANEVEELIAEARGPDVLQIANYLCPGNLVASGSLAAVERLEQLAQTRGIRTVRLAVAGAFHTPLMQSAQPCLAQALNQAAWHKPRFPVWSNVDARPHTDPAEIQKLLVQQLTAPVRWEETIRALLEAGVERFYEIGPGRVLAGLLKRIHRKAEIINIAA, encoded by the coding sequence ATGGTGCAAGCAGCTTTGCTTTTTCCTGGCCAAGGAGCGCAGTACGTCGGTATGGCGGGGGAATTGGTGCAGCAGTCGGCCGCGGCTCGCGCCCTGTTCGAGCAGGCGCGGGAAGTCCTAGGTTATGACCTGCTGCGATTGTGCCGGGAAGGACCGGCGGAGCGCCTCAATGCCACGGATGTCAGCCAGCCAGCCATTTACGTGGCCAGCTTGGCGGCGTATGAGCAATGGCGGCAGGAAGCAAACGAGGCAGCGGTGGCCGCCGTGGCTGGTTTGAGTCTGGGAGAGTACACCGCCTGCACCGTGGCGGGCGTGTGGAGCTTTGCGGACGGTTTGCGCCTGGTGCAAGAACGCGGACGAGCCATGCAGGCCGCTGCGGAAGCCGCCCCCTCCGGTATGCTCAGCATCCTCGGCTTGCAGGCCAATGAGGTCGAAGAGTTGATCGCCGAAGCTCGTGGTCCGGATGTCCTGCAAATCGCCAATTATCTGTGTCCGGGGAATCTCGTCGCCTCCGGCAGCTTGGCAGCGGTAGAACGCCTGGAGCAGCTCGCACAAACACGGGGCATCCGCACGGTCCGCTTGGCGGTCGCCGGAGCCTTCCACACTCCCCTGATGCAATCAGCCCAGCCCTGCCTCGCCCAGGCTTTGAACCAGGCCGCCTGGCACAAACCCCGCTTCCCCGTCTGGTCCAATGTCGATGCCCGCCCCCACACGGACCCAGCGGAAATCCAGAAGCTGCTCGTCCAGCAATTGACAGCGCCGGTCCGCTGGGAGGAAACTATCCGCGCACTGCTGGAAGCGGGTGTCGAACGCTTCTATGAAATCGGGCCAGGGCGGGTCCTCGCTGGCTTGCTCAAACGCATCCACCGCAAGGCCGAGATCATCAACATCGCGGCGTGA
- the acpP gene encoding acyl carrier protein — protein sequence MIDKQAIETRVIELISEHFNTPKDNIKRSTTFQGGGQAGADDIGADSLDVVEFIMELEDEFDIQIPDTDAEKIRTVGDVIDYIIGKLEERKNQEQ from the coding sequence GTGATCGACAAGCAGGCCATCGAAACGCGCGTGATTGAACTGATCAGCGAGCATTTCAATACCCCTAAAGACAATATCAAACGCAGCACCACATTCCAGGGAGGTGGTCAGGCCGGCGCGGATGACATCGGTGCGGATTCCCTCGATGTCGTGGAATTTATCATGGAGCTGGAAGACGAATTTGACATCCAAATCCCTGATACGGATGCGGAAAAAATCCGCACCGTGGGCGATGTGATTGATTACATCATAGGCAAACTCGAAGAACGGAAAAACCAGGAACAATAG
- the fabF gene encoding beta-ketoacyl-ACP synthase II: MATPRRRVVITGLGTVNPLGLSCEEYWRGLVNGQSGIALLTSFDTSQFKVKFGGEVKNFNPEAYFDKVSVRKVDRFTQFALVAAEEAIRDSGIDFGREDPFRCGCILGSGIGGLKEFELGHETLLSKGPTRVNPFVIPKMIVNSAAGNISIRYGLRGPNTTVSTACSSAAHAIADACTAIRCGYADVMITGGSEAAVTPMGLAGFIACRALSERNEDPAGASRPFDKDRDGFVLSEGAGILVLEEYEHAKARNANIYAEICGIGNTADAYHITQPHEEGLGAAEAMRAAIRDAGWNPDEVQYINAHGTSTPLGDVAETKAIKIVFGDHARKLMISSTKSMIGHLLGASGGAEAVACALSIRHGVLHPTINLHRPDIECGCDLDYIPNVAREVRVKKVLSNSFGFGGHNCCLALGAV, translated from the coding sequence ATGGCTACACCGCGGCGTCGGGTCGTGATTACAGGTTTAGGCACGGTCAATCCCCTGGGGTTGTCCTGTGAAGAGTATTGGCGTGGGCTGGTCAATGGCCAAAGCGGTATCGCCCTGCTCACCAGCTTCGACACCAGTCAATTCAAGGTCAAATTTGGGGGCGAAGTCAAGAATTTCAACCCGGAAGCCTATTTTGACAAGGTGTCCGTCCGGAAGGTGGACCGCTTCACCCAGTTTGCCCTCGTCGCAGCCGAGGAAGCGATCCGGGACAGCGGCATCGATTTCGGGCGGGAGGACCCTTTTCGCTGCGGCTGCATCCTCGGCAGCGGCATCGGCGGCCTCAAAGAATTTGAACTCGGGCACGAAACGTTACTCTCGAAGGGGCCGACCCGCGTCAATCCGTTCGTGATCCCGAAAATGATCGTCAATTCCGCCGCGGGGAACATCTCCATCCGTTACGGGCTGCGTGGGCCGAATACTACCGTCTCGACCGCCTGCTCCTCCGCAGCTCATGCCATCGCGGACGCCTGTACTGCCATCCGTTGCGGCTATGCCGACGTCATGATCACGGGTGGAAGCGAAGCGGCGGTCACCCCCATGGGTTTGGCCGGCTTCATCGCCTGCCGGGCACTCTCGGAACGCAACGAGGACCCCGCCGGTGCTAGCCGCCCCTTCGATAAAGACCGCGATGGCTTCGTCCTGAGCGAAGGCGCCGGTATCCTGGTCCTGGAAGAATACGAACATGCCAAGGCGCGCAACGCCAATATCTACGCCGAAATCTGCGGCATAGGGAACACCGCGGACGCCTACCACATCACCCAACCGCATGAAGAAGGCTTGGGGGCAGCCGAAGCCATGCGGGCCGCCATCCGCGACGCCGGCTGGAATCCCGACGAGGTTCAGTACATCAATGCCCACGGAACTAGCACTCCGCTGGGGGATGTGGCCGAAACCAAAGCTATCAAGATCGTCTTTGGCGATCATGCCCGCAAACTGATGATCTCCAGCACCAAGAGCATGATCGGCCATCTCCTGGGGGCCAGCGGAGGCGCAGAAGCGGTAGCTTGTGCCCTGAGTATCCGCCACGGCGTGCTCCATCCCACCATCAATCTCCATCGCCCGGACATCGAATGCGGCTGCGATCTCGACTACATTCCCAACGTCGCTCGCGAAGTCCGAGTCAAAAAGGTGTTGTCGAACAGTTTCGGCTTCGGCGGCCATAACTGCTGCCTCGCCCTGGGAGCTGTCTGA
- a CDS encoding DUF6370 family protein, with product MLRVLLMGVCIVGLLGVSHVLADDKAETKTLKGTLTCTKCALKETKACGHALIVKQDGKEIKYYLVDKGGKEPYHGAVCTEDKPATVTGKVVEKNNKRYIEAPKVEVQK from the coding sequence ATGTTACGGGTATTGCTAATGGGTGTGTGCATCGTCGGTTTGCTCGGCGTCAGCCACGTTCTAGCCGATGACAAAGCCGAGACGAAGACCCTCAAGGGAACCCTCACCTGCACCAAGTGTGCCTTGAAGGAAACCAAGGCCTGCGGTCACGCCCTGATCGTCAAGCAGGACGGCAAAGAGATCAAGTACTACCTGGTCGACAAGGGAGGCAAGGAGCCGTATCATGGTGCTGTGTGCACGGAAGACAAGCCGGCGACCGTAACCGGAAAAGTTGTCGAGAAGAACAACAAGCGCTATATCGAGGCGCCTAAGGTGGAAGTGCAGAAGTAA
- the ispH gene encoding 4-hydroxy-3-methylbut-2-enyl diphosphate reductase encodes MKIILANPRGFCAGVNMAIATLEEALRRFGPPIYVYHEIVHNRPIVERFRAQGVVFVNDVAEVPEGAVLLFSAHGVAPEVRRQAAARRLLAIDATCPLVTKVHLEAIRFAREGYTIILIGHAGHDEVVGTMGEVPDHIVLVEDLEDVQALPFPPEARLAYLTQTTLSVDEAKVIIDALKQRYPQIVGPNKDDICYATQNRQEAVRELAHEADVVLVLGSQNSSNSQRLAELARALGKPAYLIDRVTELQPDWFRPEDTVLITAGASAPEENVQDCVAYLRSRFGAKVENRTVREEHVSFPLPRELRVLTTAS; translated from the coding sequence ATGAAGATCATTCTGGCGAATCCCCGCGGCTTCTGCGCGGGCGTCAACATGGCCATAGCCACCTTGGAGGAGGCGTTGCGCCGCTTTGGCCCGCCGATTTACGTCTATCACGAGATTGTGCACAATCGCCCGATCGTGGAGCGGTTCCGGGCGCAGGGAGTGGTTTTTGTCAATGATGTGGCCGAGGTCCCGGAGGGAGCGGTGCTCCTGTTTAGCGCGCATGGCGTCGCCCCCGAAGTCCGGCGGCAAGCGGCAGCCCGGCGGCTCCTGGCCATTGATGCCACCTGCCCCCTGGTCACCAAGGTCCACCTTGAAGCCATCCGTTTTGCACGGGAAGGTTACACCATCATTCTGATCGGCCACGCCGGACATGACGAAGTCGTCGGAACGATGGGCGAAGTGCCGGACCATATCGTCCTGGTTGAGGATCTCGAGGATGTCCAGGCTTTGCCCTTTCCTCCAGAGGCCCGCCTGGCCTACCTGACGCAAACGACTCTGAGCGTGGACGAAGCCAAGGTGATCATCGACGCCCTCAAGCAGCGTTATCCGCAGATTGTGGGTCCGAACAAGGACGATATTTGCTATGCGACGCAGAATCGGCAGGAAGCGGTGCGGGAATTGGCCCATGAGGCAGATGTGGTGCTGGTTCTGGGCAGCCAGAACAGCTCGAACAGCCAGCGCCTGGCGGAACTGGCCCGCGCCTTGGGGAAACCGGCGTATCTGATCGATCGCGTGACGGAATTGCAACCGGACTGGTTCCGGCCTGAGGATACGGTCCTGATCACCGCAGGGGCCAGCGCGCCGGAAGAAAATGTCCAGGACTGCGTGGCCTACTTGCGCTCCCGCTTCGGTGCCAAGGTCGAAAATCGCACGGTCCGTGAAGAGCATGTCAGTTTTCCCCTGCCGCGGGAATTGCGCGTGCTCACCACCGCCTCCTGA
- a CDS encoding Gfo/Idh/MocA family protein, translating into MTQTLCSELALRYLPELPRRSDWRIGCIGAGFIMRDCHLVAYQQAGWQPLAIASRRTESAAAVAQRFGIPTVHEQISDLLHDPRLEVLDIAVPPDVQPEIIRQAVEAGRGRLRGILAQKPLALSLADAQDLVQRCAAAGITLAVNQNMRFDQSVRAAKDLIARGWLGEIVLATIDMRAVPHWMPWAQHLPSLTTFVMSIHHLDTFRYWLGTPDRVLASTRPDPRTRFPHRDGINLYILEYDAGPRAAAWDDVWAGPGRAEGAAPDHAIRWRIEGTDGVAQGTIGWPKYPAHEPSTLEFCTRRQGNYWFRPRWEQAWFPEAFIGTMAQLLVALEQGTEPEISGRDNLETIALCTAVYRSSTEHRAVALREILTPK; encoded by the coding sequence ATGACCCAGACGTTGTGCTCCGAATTGGCCCTGCGTTATCTGCCGGAATTGCCCCGGCGGTCGGACTGGCGGATCGGTTGCATCGGGGCCGGATTCATCATGCGGGACTGCCACCTCGTGGCGTATCAGCAGGCGGGATGGCAACCCCTGGCGATCGCCTCCCGGCGTACGGAGTCTGCCGCGGCGGTTGCTCAGCGCTTTGGCATCCCAACCGTTCACGAGCAGATCAGCGACTTGCTCCACGATCCGCGCCTGGAGGTGCTGGACATTGCGGTACCGCCGGATGTGCAGCCAGAGATCATCCGGCAGGCCGTCGAGGCGGGACGGGGACGCTTGCGCGGCATTCTGGCCCAAAAACCGCTCGCCCTGAGCCTGGCCGACGCTCAGGACCTGGTCCAACGGTGCGCCGCTGCCGGCATCACACTGGCCGTCAATCAGAACATGCGTTTCGATCAGTCGGTGCGAGCGGCGAAAGACTTGATCGCCCGCGGCTGGCTAGGAGAGATCGTCCTCGCCACCATCGACATGCGCGCCGTGCCTCACTGGATGCCCTGGGCCCAGCACCTGCCGAGTCTGACGACCTTCGTGATGAGTATTCACCATCTCGACACGTTTCGCTACTGGTTGGGAACACCGGATCGTGTTCTGGCTTCGACCCGCCCCGATCCGCGAACTCGCTTCCCTCATCGTGATGGCATCAATCTGTACATCCTGGAGTACGATGCTGGACCGCGAGCCGCCGCCTGGGATGATGTCTGGGCTGGTCCGGGCCGGGCGGAGGGGGCCGCCCCTGATCATGCGATCCGCTGGCGCATCGAAGGTACCGACGGAGTCGCTCAAGGGACGATTGGCTGGCCCAAATATCCCGCCCACGAACCCAGCACCCTGGAGTTCTGCACGCGACGGCAAGGGAATTACTGGTTTCGGCCACGCTGGGAACAAGCCTGGTTTCCGGAGGCTTTCATCGGCACAATGGCCCAACTGCTGGTCGCCCTGGAACAGGGAACGGAACCGGAAATCTCCGGGCGCGACAACCTCGAAACGATTGCCCTCTGCACAGCGGTTTACCGATCAAGCACGGAGCATCGCGCCGTGGCTCTGCGAGAGATTCTCACCCCGAAATGA